A section of the Ignavibacteriales bacterium genome encodes:
- a CDS encoding M1 family aminopeptidase has product MKFSTKCIWLLLPFVLQSILYPQITEYLQYKLQNMPSHDFSIVSKSLYQPYDVINYKIDLDVTESFKTNKPVFGGVTDIRIKINYVGLDSIRINAVNLQVDSINLNQTKTSYAYNNNYIALPVTGNIWADTINIKIYYNHTTLSKAYTGYFFNPQSANNEVPTAYTFSTPSDTRYWLPCKDEPGDKATVEMILKVPPDYFAVSNGTLQSIINNSDGTKTFKWREDYPLKVNTIAFSISQYSSIKCLLEVDSSLNRNIAIDYYMWQKDSLNILNNLECQYTNAKRIIDFYSNIFVKYPFDIYSLVSMNKFQAVGMSNQTFTQLSREQFFNCDTTFIMAHEIAHQWWGNFVSAADWKDVWLNEAFADYASYLYLSAVLNKNLFRDINIQPEHLNDFSGKLYDPPYPYYTLAIYTKGSIVLSMLKAVTGDVVFNNIINDIFNTFSYGNYSTEDFLSIVNNRTGSNHQWFFDQWIYDTGYPVYIVNWSSDKGNGNYIVNLNITQVQTNRSVFTMPIELTFSTASGDTVIKVFNDLREQSFFFKFNNEPTQFSFDKNNLIPLKEVQVISDVAKMDIAYRDYFLFQNYPNPFNPSTTIKYVLPKSSSVELKIYDLMGREIRTLVSDIISDGYKEIVWDGRNCSGEQVSSGIYLYRLSAKSLEDGKTFEKSAKLVFMK; this is encoded by the coding sequence ATGAAATTTAGTACAAAATGCATTTGGTTACTTCTTCCTTTTGTGTTGCAATCTATTCTATATCCTCAGATTACCGAATACTTGCAATATAAATTACAAAATATGCCCAGCCACGATTTTTCAATAGTTTCAAAATCATTATATCAACCTTATGATGTAATTAATTATAAAATTGATTTAGATGTTACTGAATCATTCAAAACAAACAAACCTGTATTTGGGGGTGTAACAGATATAAGAATAAAAATTAATTATGTTGGTTTGGACAGCATAAGAATAAATGCAGTTAATCTACAAGTTGACTCTATCAATTTAAATCAAACAAAAACAAGCTATGCATACAATAATAATTATATAGCGCTGCCAGTAACAGGCAATATTTGGGCTGATACGATAAATATTAAAATATACTACAATCACACAACTTTGAGTAAAGCATATACAGGATATTTTTTTAATCCACAATCTGCTAATAATGAAGTTCCAACTGCTTATACTTTCTCAACACCGTCTGATACAAGGTATTGGTTGCCCTGTAAGGATGAACCAGGCGATAAAGCAACAGTTGAAATGATTCTGAAAGTACCACCGGATTATTTTGCGGTTTCAAACGGTACTCTGCAAAGTATTATAAATAATTCAGATGGTACTAAAACGTTTAAATGGCGGGAAGACTATCCTTTAAAAGTAAATACTATTGCTTTTAGTATATCACAATATTCCTCTATTAAATGTTTGTTAGAAGTAGATTCCAGCTTAAATAGAAATATTGCAATTGACTATTATATGTGGCAAAAGGATTCTTTAAACATTTTAAATAACTTAGAATGCCAGTATACGAATGCAAAGCGAATAATTGATTTCTATTCAAATATTTTTGTGAAATATCCATTTGATATTTACAGTTTGGTTTCGATGAACAAGTTTCAGGCTGTTGGGATGTCAAATCAAACTTTCACACAATTGTCTAGAGAACAATTTTTTAATTGCGACACAACATTTATAATGGCACATGAAATAGCTCATCAATGGTGGGGTAATTTTGTAAGTGCCGCTGATTGGAAAGATGTTTGGCTTAATGAGGCTTTTGCTGATTATGCATCTTATCTATATCTAAGTGCTGTTTTAAATAAAAATTTATTTCGGGACATTAACATACAGCCTGAACACCTAAATGATTTTTCGGGTAAATTATATGACCCGCCATATCCTTACTATACATTAGCAATATATACCAAGGGTTCCATCGTACTATCAATGCTAAAAGCTGTTACGGGTGATGTTGTTTTTAACAATATTATAAATGATATTTTTAATACTTTTAGTTACGGCAATTATTCTACAGAAGATTTTCTTTCAATTGTCAATAATAGAACCGGCTCAAACCATCAATGGTTTTTTGATCAATGGATTTATGATACAGGTTATCCTGTTTACATTGTAAACTGGAGCAGTGACAAAGGAAATGGTAATTATATTGTCAATCTAAATATTACCCAAGTTCAAACAAACCGCTCTGTTTTTACTATGCCCATCGAATTAACATTTAGCACTGCTTCGGGAGATACTGTAATAAAAGTTTTTAATGATTTGCGGGAGCAATCCTTCTTTTTCAAATTTAACAATGAACCAACTCAGTTCTCTTTCGATAAGAACAATTTAATTCCTTTAAAGGAAGTTCAGGTCATATCCGATGTTGCCAAAATGGATATTGCGTATCGTGATTATTTCTTATTTCAGAATTATCCAAACCCTTTTAATCCAAGTACAACAATAAAATATGTTCTTCCAAAATCATCATCTGTTGAATTAAAAATTTATGATTTGATGGGCAGGGAAATTAGAACATTGGTTTCAGATATTATTTCAGATGGATACAAAGAAATTGTGTGGGATGGTAGGAATTGTTCTGGAGAACAGGTTTCAAGTGGAATTTACCTTTACCGTCTTTCTGCAAAATCTTTGGAGGATGGAAAGACCTTTGAAAAATCCGCCAAATTAGTTTTTATGAAATAG